The nucleotide window TGCGAGTGAAGCTGCCTTTGCTGCCCGCTGGCGGCGCAAGCGGCCACGATACAGAGCTCGCGCGTCCGCAGATCGAGCCCCGGCCTCGACAACACCTTGCCGTATCCGTCAGTGATCATCCAGCTGTCGAGAGCGGGATGGAGCCCGCGGATGTTCTCCCGTAACAGCTCGTACGATTCACCGTAGACAGTCCTGCATGTCTCCTCGCCGCGTCGCACCCAATCGGCTCCATTCCGCACGTCCGCGTCGGCGTCCACTTCGGGAGCGTCCTGACCCGATACAGCCCGCCACGTGCGGGCGGCGTTCAGAGTCCTTGGAAACCCCGCGAACAAATAGGA belongs to Gemmatimonadaceae bacterium and includes:
- a CDS encoding carboxymuconolactone decarboxylase family protein; protein product: MSPLDDATKALVQIAAAIAGADEETTRSVMESGVASADPASVDEVILQSYLFAGFPRTLNAARTWRAVSGQDAPEVDADADVRNGADWVRRGEETCRTVYGESYELLRENIRGLHPALDSWMITDGYGKVLSRPGLDLRTRELCIVAACAASGQQRQLHSHLHGALNSGATVGEVAAALDALEALVGKEQLERYHALLSHVAARRHPPPQLESGNVR